From one Pagrus major chromosome 21, Pma_NU_1.0 genomic stretch:
- the selenof gene encoding selenoprotein F translates to MSGEVYLLWLLSLLQTLSAYGAELSSEACRELGFSSNLLCSSCDLLGEFSLTKLQPDCRHCCQQEAQMEARKLYAGAILEVCGUKLGRFPQVQAFVRSEKPKMFKGLQIKYVRGSDPVLKLLDDNGNIAEELSILKWNTDSVEEFLSEKLDRI, encoded by the exons ATGTCGGGAGAGGTGTATCTCCTCTGGCTTCTCTCGCTTTTACAAACG CTGTCGGCGTACGGCGCCGAGCTGTCGTCTGAGGCATGCAGGGAGCTGGGCTTCTCCAGCAACCTGCTGTGCAGCTCCTGTGACCTGCTCGGGGAGTTCAGCCTCACCAAGCTCCAGCCCGACTGCCGGCACTGCTGCCAGCAGGAGGCCCAGATGGAAGCGCGAAAG CTCTATGCTGGGGCCATCCTCGAGGTGTGTGGATGAAAACTGGGGAGGTTCCCTCAAGTCCAAG CTTTTGTCAGGAGTGAGAAGCCGAAGATGTTCAAGGGTCTTCAGATCAAG TACGTGAGAGGCTCAGATCCTGTACTAAAGCTTTTGGACGATAACGGGAACATCGCTGAAGAGCTCAGCATCCTCAAGTGGAACACAGACAGCGTGGAGGAGTTCCTGAGTGAGAAATTAGACCGGATATAG
- the hs2st1a gene encoding heparan sulfate 2-O-sulfotransferase 1 — MGLLRVMMPPKLQLLALLAFAVAMFFLENQIQKLEESRGKLERAIARHEVREIEQRHTQDGLRERDSSASSLSDNEDDLVIIYNRVPKTASTSFTNIAYDLCGKNHYHVLHINTTKNNPVMSIQDQVRFVKNVTEWREMKPAFYHGHVSFLDFTKFGVKRKPIYINVIRDPIERLVSYYYFLRFGDDYRPGLRRRKQGDKKTFDECVSAGGSDCAPEKLWLQIPFFCGHYSECWNVGSQWALEQAKYNLVNEYMLVGVTEELEDFVMMLEAALPRFFKGATELYKTGKKSHLRKTSEKKPPTKESIAKLQQSAIWKMENEFYEFALEQFQFVRAHAVREKDGELYLLAQNFFYEKIYPKN, encoded by the exons aTGGGGCTGCTCAGAGTCATGATGCCGCCCAAGTTGCAGCTTCTGGCGCTGCTGGCGTTCGCAGTGGCCATGTTCTTCCTGGAGAACCAGATCCAGAAGCTGGAGGAGTCCCGGGGAAAGCTCG AACGAGCCATCGCCAGACATGAGGTACGAGAGATCGAGCAGCGGCACACGCAGGACGGTCTGCGGGAACGGGACTCGTCGGCTTCGTCGTTGTCCGACAACGAAGACGACTTAGTCATCATCTACAACCGCGTGCCCAAGACGGCTAGTACCTCCTTCACCAACATCGCCTACGACCTGTGCGGGAAGAACCACTACCACGTCCTGCACATCAACACCACCAAGAACAACCCGGTCATGTCCATACAGGACCAG GTGCGGTTTGTAAAGAATGTGACAGAGTGGAGGGAAATGAAGCCGGCCTTCTACCACGGACACGTCTCCTTCCTCGACTTCACTAA GTTTGGGGTGAAGAGGAAGCCTATCTACATAAATGTGATCCGCGACCCCATTGAAAGGCTGGTGTCCTATTATTACTTCTTGCGTTTCGGGGACGACTACCGGCCCGGCTTGAGACGCAGGAAACAAGGAGACAAGAAG acaTTTGATGAATGTGTATCAGCCGGCGGCTCAGACTGTGCCCCTGAGAAGCTCTGGCTCCAGATTCCCTTTTTCTGTGGTCATTACTCTGAGTGCTG GAACGTGGGCAGCCAGTGGGCTCTGGAGCAGGCGAAATACAACCTGGTGAATGAGTACATGCTGGTCGGAGTaacagaggagctggaggacttTGTTATGATGTTGGAGGCCGCGCTGCCACGCTTCTTCAAAGGAGCCACTGAGCTGTACAAAACAG GGAAGAAATCCCACCTGAGGAAGACCAGTGAGAAAAAGCCGCCCACAAAAGAGTCTATCGCCAAACTGCAGCAGTCGGCCATCTGGAAGATGGAGAACGAGTTCTATGAGTTTGCACTGGAGCAGTTCCAGTTTGTCAGGGCACATGCTGTCAGAGAAAAGGACGGGGAGCTTTACCTGCTGGCACAAAACTTCTTCTACGAGAAAATCTACCCCAAAAACTAA